From Streptomyces chrestomyceticus JCM 4735, one genomic window encodes:
- a CDS encoding DUF4157 domain-containing protein: protein MEARLGVDFSGVRVHRDAAARRSAGEIGARAYTSGNHVVLGEGGGDKHTLAHELTHVIQQRQGPVAGTDNGTGLRMSDPGDRFERDAEENATRVMAQAPPVVETAPGPQAPTGVETPQVQRAADERDRKDHEEYDGPRYQQVKPSKEGTRSANLRMQDRLAREAHAPNAWKTPHVAVTHVPDEGLRYSSNSGQKKLSETKQTTGSLRWTPR from the coding sequence CTTCTCCGGTGTACGGGTGCACCGGGACGCGGCGGCGCGGCGTTCGGCCGGGGAGATCGGGGCGCGTGCGTACACCTCGGGCAACCATGTCGTCCTCGGTGAGGGGGGCGGCGACAAGCACACCCTGGCGCACGAGCTGACGCATGTGATCCAGCAGCGGCAGGGCCCGGTGGCAGGCACCGACAATGGCACAGGGCTCCGGATGTCGGACCCCGGCGACCGTTTCGAGCGCGACGCCGAGGAGAACGCGACCCGGGTCATGGCGCAGGCCCCGCCGGTGGTCGAGACGGCGCCCGGGCCACAGGCGCCGACCGGGGTCGAGACGCCACAGGTGCAGCGGGCGGCGGACGAGAGGGACCGTAAGGACCACGAGGAGTACGACGGGCCGCGCTACCAGCAGGTGAAGCCGAGCAAGGAGGGCACCAGGTCGGCGAACCTGCGGATGCAGGACCGACTGGCGCGGGAGGCCCACGCACCGAACGCCTGGAAGACGCCGCACGTGGCGGTCACGCATGTCCCGGACGAAGGGCTGCGGTACTCCTCCAACTCGGGACAGAAGAAGCTGTCCGAGACGAAACAGACGACGGGCTCGCTTCGGTGGACGCCGCGATGA